One Helianthus annuus cultivar XRQ/B chromosome 12, HanXRQr2.0-SUNRISE, whole genome shotgun sequence genomic region harbors:
- the LOC110894665 gene encoding uncharacterized protein LOC110894665: MNQTNAYRSVDRDRTVKMLPRSTSMSQEKNREVVGGGIGSGTASSYYSGQSEKKITRSNLVDQLREYQVRSKHDWASMSFFSSTSNLSNSSRVDVVVFVIWELVILAFFVFSAVSLYFRHLRLGFGLATVTLLLLLSMKVTKRIKLAQKKKRRMLLPLSM, from the exons ATGAACCAAACGAACGCGTACAGATCCGTCGATAGAGATCGGACCGTCAAAATGTTACCGAGATCGACTTCTATGTCGCAGGAGAAGAATCGAGAGGTTGTTGGTGGCGGAATTGGAAGCGGAACGGCGTCGAGTTATTATTCTGGACAATCGGAGAAGAAGATTACGAGATCTAATCTGGTGGATCAGCTTAGAGAGTATCAAGTTAGATCGAAGCATGATTGGGCGTCTATGTCGTTTTTTTCGTCGACTTCGAATTTGTCTAATTCTTCCAG GGTGGACGTAGTGGTGTTTGTAATATGGGAACTTGTGATTCTAGCTTTTTTCGTTTTCTCTGCAGTTTCATTGTATTTCAGGCATTTGAGACTTGGATTTGGTTTAGCAACCGTCACATTGTTACTCCTATTATCTATGAAGGTAACAAAGCGAATAAAACTGGCCCAGAAAAAGAAACGACGGATGCTTCTTCCTTTATCTATGTAG
- the LOC110894664 gene encoding lysine histidine transporter-like 8 — MADLNPNKKTPTPTMIPIPSPSPSQFHSPSPAINSTPMTPKSPFITRVMTPLASPMKKAMASMQGYLEFTKLNPHDEWLPITESRNGNAFYAAFHTLSSGIGIQALVLPLAFTALGWVWGIISLSTFFVWQMYTLWLLIQLHESSSGVRYSRYLWLSMVTFGEKLGKLMTLIPTIYLSSGTCITLIMIGGATSKLLFNTIVGNTWEDKNDTPLTMIEWYLVFTCLAVVLSQLPNLNSIAGVSLIGAVASVSYCTIIWMVSVIEGRPDGGSNAQQEKVSGISRVCDILNALGIVAFAFRGHNLVLEIQGTMPSSLKQPSRVPMWKGVKYSYSIIAMCLFPLAIGGYWAYGNLMPTTGGMLTALYKYHGQSTSKAILELTSILVIINCLTSFQIYAMPVFDNLELRYVTKMNGPCPWWVRAGSRVFFGVLAFFVAVALPFLPSLAGLIGGIALPITLAYPCFMWIVMKKPDQYSKMWWLNWILGCLGMALSALLVFGAIWTIVTRGIEVHFFKPE; from the exons ATGGCTGATCTTAACCCAAACAAGAAAACTCCTACTCCTACAATGATCCCAAttccatcaccatcaccatctcAATTCCACTCACCATCTCCAGCCATTAATTCCACTCCAATGACCCCGAAAAGCCCGTTCATCACACGCGTCATGACACCATTGGCTAGCCCCATGAAGAAGGCCATGGCAAGCATGCAAGGCTACTTGGAGTTCACCAAGCTCAACCCACATGATGAATGGCTTCCCATCACCGAATCAAGAAACGGAAACGCCTTTTATGCAGCATTCCATACCCTCAGCTCCGGAATCGGAATCCAAGCTCTTGTTCTTCCCCTTGCCTTCACTGCACTTGGCTG GGTTTGGGGGATAATAAGTTTATCTACATTTTTTGTGTGGCAAATGTACACACTTTGGCTTCTAATTCAACTCCATGAATCATCTTCTGGAGTTCGATACAGCAGATACCTTTGGCTTTCAATGGTTACTTTCG GTGAGAAATTAGGGAAGTTAATGACATTAATACCAACAATTTACCTCTCAAGTGGAACATGCATAACCCTAATCATGATTGGAGGAGCTACCTCTAAACTTCTTTTCAACACCATTGTTGGGAACACATGGGAAGACAAAAACGATACCCCGTTAACGATGATCGAGTGGTACCTCGTGTTCACATGTTTGGCAGTTGTGTTATCACAACTGCCAAACCTGAACTCCATTGCTGGAGTTTCATTGATTGGTGCAGTTGCATCCGTTTCGTATTGCACCATCATATGGATGGTGTCGGTTATCGAAGGAAGGCCTGATGGTGGATCGAATGCGCAACAGGAGAAGGTGTCCGGAATTTCTAGGGTTTGTGATATTCTAAATGCTCTTGGCATCGTTGCCTTTGCTTTTAGAGGCCATAATTTGGTGCTTGAAATACAG GGTACAATGCCTTCAAGCCTAAAGCAGCCGTCACGAGTACCAATGTGGAAAGGTGTGAAGTACTCGTATTCCATTATCGCAATGTGCCTGTTTCCTCTCGCCATTGGCGGCTACTGGGCCTATGGGAACCTG ATGCCTACAACCGGAGGAATGTTAACCGCACTGTACAAATACCACGGACAATCAACATCAAAAGCAATCCTAGAGTTAACAAGCATCCTCGTTATCATCAACTGTCTCACGTCTTTCCAAATCTACGCAATGCCTGTTTTCGACAACCTCGAGTTAAGATATGTGACTAAAATGAACGGGCCATGTCCATGGTGGGTCAGGGCCGGGTCTCGGGTTTTCTTTGGTGTGCTAGCATTCTTTGTAGCGGTTGCACTCCCGTTCTTACCGAGCCTAGCGGGTCTTATTGGAGGCATTGCATTGCCCATCACTTTAGCATACCCTTGTTTTATGTGGATAGTGATGAAGAAGCCAGACCAGTATAGCAAAATGTGGTGGCTCAATTGGATCCTTGGGTGCTTAGGGATGGCCTTAAGCGCTCTACTTGTTTTCGGGGCCATTTGGACAATCGTCACTCGAGGCATCGAGGTTCATTTCTTTAAGCCCGAGTGA